The genomic stretch CTTCATGCCGGAGGAAAATTTGACGGAAGCGGCTATAAAGTATCCGGAGGATTACACGGTGTAGGTGCGTCGGTCGTAAACGCACTATCAACAGAGCTTGATGTGACGGTTCACCGTGACGGTAAAATTCACCGCCAAACCTATAAACGCGGAGTTCCGGTTACAGACCTTGAAATCATTGGCGAAACGGATCATACAGGAACGACGACACATTTTGTCCCGGACCCTGAAATTTTCTCAGAAACAACCGAGTATGATTACGATCTGCTTGCCAACCGCGTGCGTGAATTAGCCTTTTTAACAAAGGGCGTAAACATCACGATTGAAGATAAACGTGAAGGACAAGAGCGCAAAAATGAATACCATTACGAAGGCGGAATTAAAAGTTATGTAGAGTATTTAAACCGCTCTAAAGAGGTTGTCCATGAAGAGCCGATTTACATTGAAGGCGAAAAGGACGGCATTACGGTTGAAGTGGCTTTGCAATACAATGACAGCTACACAAGCAACATTTACTCGTTTACAAACAACATTAACACGTACGAAGGCGGTACCCATGAAGCTGGCTTCAAAACGGGCCTGACTCGTGTTATCAACGATTACGCCAGAAAAAAAGGGCTTATTAAAGAAAATGATCCAAACCTAAGCGGAGATGACGTAAGGGAAGGGCTGACAGCGATTATTTCAATCAAACACCCTGATCCGCAGTTTGAGGGCCAAACAAAAACAAAGCTGGGCAACTCAGAAGCACGGACGATCACCGATACGTTATTTTCTACGGCGATGGAAACATTTATGCTGGAAAATCCAGATGCAGCCAAAAAAATTGTCGATAAAGGTTTAATGGCGGCAAGAGCAAGAATGGCTGCGAAAAAAGCGCGTGAACTAACACGCCGTAAGAGTGCTTTGGAAATTTCAAACCTGCCCGGTAAGTTAGCGGACTGCTCTTCAAAAGATCCGAGCATCTCCGAGTTATATATCGTAGAGGGTGACTCTGCCGGAGGATCTGCTAAACAAGGACGCGACAGACATTTCCAAGCCATTTTGCCGCTTAGAGGTAAAATCCTAAACGTTGAAAAGGCCAGACTGGATAAAATCCTTTCTAACAACGAAGTTCGCTCTATGATCACAGCGCTCGGCACAGGTATCGGAGAAGACTTCAACCTTGAGAAAGCCCGTTACCACAAAGTTGTCATTATGACAGATGCCGATGTTGACGGCGCGCACATCAGAACACTGCTGTTAACGTTCTTTTACAGATATATGCGCCAAATTATCGAAAATGGCTACGTGTACATTGCGCAGCCGCCGCTCTACAAGGTTCAACAGGGGAAACGCGTTGAATATGCATACAATGACAAGGAGCTTGAAGAGCTGTTAAAAACTCTTCCTCAAACGCCTAAGCCTGGACTGCAGCGTTACAAAGGTCTTGGTGAAATGAATGCCACCCAGCTATGGGAGACAACCATGGATCCTAGCTCCAGAACACTTCTTCAGGTAACTCTTGAAGATGCAATGGATGCGGATGAGACTTTTGAAATGCTTATGGGCGACAAGGTAGAACCGCGCCGAAACTTCATAGAAGCGAATGCGAGATACGTTAAAAATCTTGACATCTAATCATAAAAAG from Bacillus subtilis subsp. subtilis str. 168 encodes the following:
- the gyrB gene encoding DNA gyrase (subunit B) (Evidence 1a: Function from experimental evidences in the studied strain; PubMedId: 12682299, 12767818, 17320901; Product type e: enzyme), with translation MEQQQNSYDENQIQVLEGLEAVRKRPGMYIGSTNSKGLHHLVWEIVDNSIDEALAGYCTDINIQIEKDNSITVVDNGRGIPVGIHEKMGRPAVEVIMTVLHAGGKFDGSGYKVSGGLHGVGASVVNALSTELDVTVHRDGKIHRQTYKRGVPVTDLEIIGETDHTGTTTHFVPDPEIFSETTEYDYDLLANRVRELAFLTKGVNITIEDKREGQERKNEYHYEGGIKSYVEYLNRSKEVVHEEPIYIEGEKDGITVEVALQYNDSYTSNIYSFTNNINTYEGGTHEAGFKTGLTRVINDYARKKGLIKENDPNLSGDDVREGLTAIISIKHPDPQFEGQTKTKLGNSEARTITDTLFSTAMETFMLENPDAAKKIVDKGLMAARARMAAKKARELTRRKSALEISNLPGKLADCSSKDPSISELYIVEGDSAGGSAKQGRDRHFQAILPLRGKILNVEKARLDKILSNNEVRSMITALGTGIGEDFNLEKARYHKVVIMTDADVDGAHIRTLLLTFFYRYMRQIIENGYVYIAQPPLYKVQQGKRVEYAYNDKELEELLKTLPQTPKPGLQRYKGLGEMNATQLWETTMDPSSRTLLQVTLEDAMDADETFEMLMGDKVEPRRNFIEANARYVKNLDI